GAAAGCTTTGAGGCCCATTTGCAGGTGAAGGGAGTCGCTGACAATTATGAAGCGGTTTTTATCCGCGCCCCATTGATCATAAAGACGGGACCGGCTGTCAAAGTCTTATCCGCACTGGATGAGCGGATTGTGATTGTGCAGGAAGGACATCTTCTCGGTGCTGCCTTTCACCCGGAATTGACCGAGGACTCCCGCTTACATCGCCATTTTGTCGAGATGGTGAAGCAAGCGGCCAGCGTAAACGCTTAAAAACAATCAATAGCGAGGATGAGAACCAGTACCCTGAACGGATGGTGCAGAGAGGCGGTGGTTGGTGAAAACCGCTCCATCCATCAGGGGAATCCCTCTCAGAGCTGGGCGTGAAAACGGAACTTTCCGTTAAGCGCACCCGGTTGGCGGCCCGTGATCCCGCTGTGAGAGGATCGGACCCGTATAGTCCGGTCAATAAGGGTGGCAACGCGGAACCTTCCGTCCCTTGGGGTGAAGGTTCCTTTTTATTTGTTAAAAGGAGGGGTTTCACATGTTGGACATCAAATGGTTGCGTAACAATCTGGAACTTGTGCGGGAAAAGTATCAGCATCGGGGCGAAGATGTCAGCGGCTTGGATGCGATTTTGCAGTTGGATGAGCGTCGTCGTCGCGGATTGGCGGAGACGGAACAGTTAAAAAACCGACGCAACACTGTCTCCAAGGAGATTGCCGCCAAGAAGAAGGCAGGGGAGGATGCGGCGGATGTCATCGCAGAGATGCGGGAAGTGGGCGATCGCATTAAGGAGCTGGATGATGAGATTCGTCAGGTGGACGAACAGCTGCGCCACGTATTGCTCACTTTGCCTAACATTCCCCATGAAAGTGTCCCGGTCGGTGACAGTGAGGAAGATAATGTGCCGGTGCGCCATTGGGGAGAGGTGCCAACATTCTCCTTTGAACCTCAAGCCCATTGGGATTTGGCAAAAGGGTTGGATCTGCTGGACTTTGAACGAGCAAGCAAAGTAACCGGTTCCCGCTTTGTCTTTTACAAAGGGGTAGGGGCACGTTTAGAGAGAGCTTTAATCAACCTAATGCTGGACCTGCATACGGAGCGGCACGGATACACGGAGATGATTCCGCCGTTTATGGTTAACCGCAACAGCATGACCGGTACAGGTCAGCTACCCAAATTTGCCGAAGACTCCTTTGCCGTGGCTGCTACCGATTACTATCTGATCCCTACCGCAGAAGTGCCTGTCACCAACTATCATGCCGATGAGATTCTCTCCGGTGACGAGCTTCCCAAAAAATTTGCAGCCTTTAGCGCCAACTTTCGCTCAGAAGCGGGTTCCGCCGGCCGGGATACCCGTGGTCTCATTCGGACGCACCAGTTTAACAAAGTGGAACTGGTCAAATTGGTAAAGCCGGAAACTTCCTACGAAGCGTTGGAGTCCTTGGTACAGGAGGTGGAGACGGTATTGCAGTTGCTGGAACTCCCCTACCGGGTGTTAAATATGTGCACCGCCGATCTCGGCTTTACCGCCGCCAAGAAATACGATTTGGAAGTATGGCTTCCCAGCTCCAACACCTACCGTGAAATTTCTTCCTGCAGCAATTTCGAGGATTATCAAGCCCGTCGGGCCAATATTCGCTTTCGCCGCGATGCTGGTTCCAAGCCGGAATTTGTTCACACCTTAAACGGTTCCGGCCTAGCCGTGGGTCGAACCGTAGCCGCCATCCTGGAAAATTTCCAGCAAGAAGACGGCAGCATTCGCATCCCAAATGCGCTTCAACCTTATATGGGCGGGTTGGAGAAAATCACGCGCAACTGATTGGACTCCCTTGCAGAAAAGGCCCAGCCTGTGATACAATGTTGGGGCAAGTTTGCCCCTCGTGGAGAGGTGGTCGAGTGGTTGAAGGCAACGGTCTTGAAAACCGTCGAGGGTTCACGCCCTCCGTGGGTTCGAATCCCACCCTCTCCGCCAATGATAATAAGGGTAAAAGAGAGAGAAAGCCGTCCAATTTTTGGGCGGCTTTCTTTTGCATGTTAGGCATGACATGAAAATAGGTGTCTATGGTTATTGCAATGGTGGAATGTGCTACCTCATTTTTAAAAGGATTATGGCCGGTAAAGTCTGACAGGCGATCGATGATACGGCCGGGGACTTGCATAGACGGACACATGTGCTGCCGTAAAAAATCCTCTGCGTCTGAGCAGAGGATTTTCATTAAATGGAGCGGATAATGCCGCCTTCCACCCTTTGCGCCGAACCGTTGATCGCCGCCGCTTTCTCCGAGGCGAGATAGACGATCGTGCTGGCGACT
This sequence is a window from Desmospora activa DSM 45169. Protein-coding genes within it:
- the serS gene encoding serine--tRNA ligase, translating into MLDIKWLRNNLELVREKYQHRGEDVSGLDAILQLDERRRRGLAETEQLKNRRNTVSKEIAAKKKAGEDAADVIAEMREVGDRIKELDDEIRQVDEQLRHVLLTLPNIPHESVPVGDSEEDNVPVRHWGEVPTFSFEPQAHWDLAKGLDLLDFERASKVTGSRFVFYKGVGARLERALINLMLDLHTERHGYTEMIPPFMVNRNSMTGTGQLPKFAEDSFAVAATDYYLIPTAEVPVTNYHADEILSGDELPKKFAAFSANFRSEAGSAGRDTRGLIRTHQFNKVELVKLVKPETSYEALESLVQEVETVLQLLELPYRVLNMCTADLGFTAAKKYDLEVWLPSSNTYREISSCSNFEDYQARRANIRFRRDAGSKPEFVHTLNGSGLAVGRTVAAILENFQQEDGSIRIPNALQPYMGGLEKITRN